The following are from one region of the Pocillopora verrucosa isolate sample1 chromosome 3, ASM3666991v2, whole genome shotgun sequence genome:
- the LOC131776881 gene encoding histamine H2 receptor-like → MSNLELPFRSLAAVITGTSVLLIMNIVSVIGNILVCLAVYKNPNLRSTTNLYIIALAVSDLICATVEMPLASAVFIIGKWDFGDALCQIQGFVDAFASYVTPATMALTAFNRYMRIVKTNHYNRVFSPLRSKIWLSCVWLFLSLYLLVGRLTGWNKFQFIPGYAVCSIAFVKNENRIIHYFLMFGILFVLPLSVGCFSYCKVFSKIKQHQQNVASSLQNVSNDTGRISAKEINISRALGYVAAGFLFCWIPPWVFAFWKRFSPDTSPRITELFVTILLFMSATINPVIYATTNPHFRKEFVKLLCWCNGEKIQPTKGRSSDEQQTASELN, encoded by the coding sequence GTCAGTGTCATTGGAAACATTCTGGTCTGTTTAGCAGTGTACAAAAACCCAAACTTACGATCAACTACCAATCTTTATATTATTGCTTTAGCAGTCAGCGATCTAATTTGCGCAACAGTTGAAATGCCATTGGCTTCAGCTGTTTTTATCATCGGAAAATGGGATTTCGGAGACGCCTTATGCCAGATTCAAGGTTTTGTGGATGCATTCGCCTCATATGTAACCCCAGCAACCATGGCTTTGACAGCCTTTAACCGCTATATGCGGATTGTCAAGACAAACCACTACAACAGGGTATTCTCACCGCTTAGGTCTAAAATTTGGCTGAGCTGCGTGTGGCTTTTCCTTTCCCTGTACCTTTTGGTTGGTCGACTCACAGGCTGGAATAAGTTTCAATTTATACCTGGTTATGCAGTATGCTCTATAGcctttgttaaaaatgaaaatcgcATAATTCActattttctcatgtttgggATCCTCTTTGTTTTGCCTCTCTCTGTCGGTTGTTTCAGTTACTGCAAAGTTTTCTCCAAGATTAAGCAACATCAGCAGAACGTGGCATCTTCGCTTCagaatgtttcaaatgacaCAGGAAGAATTTCTGCCAAAGAGATCAATATAAGTCGAGCTCTAGGGTATGTTGCCGCTGGATTCCTTTTCTGTTGGATCCCTCCTTGGGTGTTTGCTTTTTGGAAGCGCTTCTCTCCCGATACTTCTCCGAGAATCACGGAGTTATTTGTCAccattttgttatttatgaGTGCCACGATCAATCCCGTGATTTACGCTACAACAAATCCTCATTTTCGAAAGGAATTTGTCAAACTCCTATGCTGGTGTAACGGGGAGAAAATTCAACCAACTAAGGGCCGGTCAAGTGACGAGCAGCAAACAGCTTCAGAACTGAATTAG